From the genome of Pontibacillus halophilus JSM 076056 = DSM 19796:
CAAATGGAAGAGTCACTCGGATGAGAAACTGGAAGTATTTCTCTACCGTGAACATCGTTTCAAATAATCCTTCTCCTAATGATAATAGAAAATGGAAAATGAGTGGCTGAATCACATAATACCCAAATGCTAAGCCACCAACAAACAATAGAAAGATAGCTGGTATGTATGCAAGTGACACTTTCTTTTCCCTGTCTGTTAATGCCGGCTTAACGAAAAACCAAATCTGTAAGCAAAGGAACGGCAAGGTAGCTGTAATGGCTACCATGCTTGCAAGTAATACAAAGATCCATATAATTTCAGCAGGGCCTAAAATGGTCAACTCAAATTCTAGCTCACGTACAAAATAGGAGTAGATCTCCTCGACGAATATGAATCCTGCAATGAAAAAGGTTACGAATATAGCGAATGTCCAAAGCAACCGATTTCTAAGTTCTCCTAAATGTTCCGTTACATTCATTTCTTCATCTAACATTGACTGTTGACTTGGCAAGATGCATCGCCCCCCGCGTAATCAGTTGTGACATCTCTTCATAAGAAAGCCTTGCTACGCAAAAGGCAGCAAGGCATATCCGAATTATTGGATTTGCTTACGTTTATCCTCATCCTTCTTGTTGTCTTCATCAGACACAAGATCACGCGTTGCATTTTTGAACTCGCGTAATGAATGACCGACTGCCTTCCCAATCTCAGGTAATTTAGACGGACCGAATACGACGAGCGCAATGACTAAAATTAAAATCAATCCCGGAAAGCCGATGTTTGAAAACATAGCCTGTCCCCCTTATCCGTTCTGAGCACCTATCGTGCATACAGATTACTGATTCTTATCCTTCACTACATCGTCATTGTGAAGCTCGTTGGCTGACTTTCTAAATTCTTTAATTGTTTCTCCTGAAGCTTTCCCAATCTCCGGGAGCTTCTTTGGTCCAAATATAATCAAGGTAATAACTAACAGAATGATTAGCCCTGGTATGCCGATATTCGCTAACATGACCCATCCCCTTCCTCGCGTCTTGATGTATAGCTTTCTAGACTACCTTCACCTATGTGGTTACATTGGTCCTACCAACATTTAGCTGTATTTGACTGTATTGTAAACTGTTTCAATCGATTTGTCCATGCCTCTTCGGGTTCATCCCTCTAAGGATAAGAGGTGTCTTGCTACATTCAAATCTTCTGGGTCGTTCATATTAAAGAAATGAAGCTTACAGACTTCTATCCATTCACTTGGCCACTCTTCAACATAAAGGACATGTATTTCTTGAAGCAACGACCGTAATGACCGCTCACCATCTTCTAGCAATTGGACAATTGTAGAATGAATACTCTTATGATAGAGCGCACTGAGGGGCTGGATACGCCCTTCATATATTGGGACAACCGCTTGAGAGGATCCAATATGTTGAGATAGGAATTCCCAAACGCTATGATGTGTATACGGCATATCACAGGCAACGACAGCAATCCATGGTGCTTCTGAATGCCTTATAGCTGATTCAAGACCGGCTAATGGCCCCTCCCCAACAAATTCATCACGAATAACTCTTCCGTTGAATGGTAGGAAGGATGACCTGTCATTTGCAACCACCCACTGAGACGAAGTAAAGGTTTGTAGAGTCGATAGGATGCGTTCTGCGACGGTACTGCTACCAAGCTGAATAAGAGCCTTGTTCTGCCCCATCCTTGTAGATTTGCCACCCGCTAACATAACCCCATCCATACGGTTCATGACAAAGCACGGTCCTTATGCTCGTAGACTCTAAAATAATAGTCGTAAGGATTCTTCTCATCCTTTACGCCAAGTTGTTCTTCAAGTAATACCCACTCTTCCCAATCCACATCAGGAAAATAGGTGTCCCCTTCAAACGATTCGTCAATCCAAGTCACATACAAGCGGTCAACACAATCTAACGTTTCTTGAAATAAATAGCTACCACCAATGATAAAATGCTCTTCTTCTTTCGCCAAATTGTTCAATGGTTCTAGGCTATTCCATATTGTAGCCCCGTCCACTCGGTAATTTGGCTGAGTTGTGACGATAATATTTGCTCGCTTAGGAAGGACACGCCCAATGGATTCAAAGGTTTTACGTCCCATGATGATACTACGCCCCATCGTTACTTGTTTAAAATACTTTAAGTCGTTCGGAATATTCCAAGGTAAATCGTTACGTAAGCCAATGACACGATTTCGATCCATTGCTACAAGAAT
Proteins encoded in this window:
- the tatA gene encoding twin-arginine translocase TatA/TatE family subunit, which translates into the protein MLANIGIPGLIILLVITLIIFGPKKLPEIGKASGETIKEFRKSANELHNDDVVKDKNQ
- a CDS encoding dihydrofolate reductase, whose protein sequence is MLSILVAMDRNRVIGLRNDLPWNIPNDLKYFKQVTMGRSIIMGRKTFESIGRVLPKRANIIVTTQPNYRVDGATIWNSLEPLNNLAKEEEHFIIGGSYLFQETLDCVDRLYVTWIDESFEGDTYFPDVDWEEWVLLEEQLGVKDEKNPYDYYFRVYEHKDRALS
- the tatC gene encoding twin-arginine translocase subunit TatC, producing MLDEEMNVTEHLGELRNRLLWTFAIFVTFFIAGFIFVEEIYSYFVRELEFELTILGPAEIIWIFVLLASMVAITATLPFLCLQIWFFVKPALTDREKKVSLAYIPAIFLLFVGGLAFGYYVIQPLIFHFLLSLGEGLFETMFTVEKYFQFLIRVTLPFAVLFEIPILIMFLTSLGIVEPQFLRKVRKYAYFVLIIVGTMISPPDFILQLVVALPLIVLYEVSILLSSTVYRRKKAKETWTSST
- a CDS encoding twin-arginine translocase TatA/TatE family subunit, whose protein sequence is MFSNIGFPGLILILVIALVVFGPSKLPEIGKAVGHSLREFKNATRDLVSDEDNKKDEDKRKQIQ
- a CDS encoding molybdenum cofactor guanylyltransferase — protein: MNRMDGVMLAGGKSTRMGQNKALIQLGSSTVAERILSTLQTFTSSQWVVANDRSSFLPFNGRVIRDEFVGEGPLAGLESAIRHSEAPWIAVVACDMPYTHHSVWEFLSQHIGSSQAVVPIYEGRIQPLSALYHKSIHSTIVQLLEDGERSLRSLLQEIHVLYVEEWPSEWIEVCKLHFFNMNDPEDLNVARHLLSLEG